The Apostichopus japonicus isolate 1M-3 chromosome 10, ASM3797524v1, whole genome shotgun sequence genomic sequence CCTCCATATTTCagctccatttttttttttattatttcggATCGGGCGGGGTGGGGCGGAGGAGATCAAAATTTCGTACTTGGGCGTCGCATTCAACGGCCCCACAACCACATGCACCCTTAATCGTAAAATGTTTAATCAACCCGTCCTTCCGCTTAACCTTAACCAGTCTGGGTAAAATTTGAAGTGAACATAAATGGTAGATTCTATACACTAAATGCTACAATTTATCATATACAGGATGGTATGGGTTACTAATCCTAGCCGTTGTTGGAGTTACGCAGACGTACACGGGAATCCTGCTCGGCAGGTGTTGGGTCATCCTACAAGAGAGATTTGAATTATACAGACGTCAAACCCGATACCCGTACGCAGCCATCGGATATGAAGCATTTGGTCCAATCGGAAGGTATGAACATGCAGCTATCATTCGCTTCTCTTATATTTAACCCGCATATAATTGTGTCACTTTTGTGTGCTAAGCATTCTTGAAGGCACCACTCCTCAAGGTGTTGCTTTGCTAAGAGGATTATAAAAATTATACATTGATTTTTATCTAATGGGAAGTGTTCCTTGTGGCGATATAATTGGTGTATTAGTCAGAGCAAAAAGTAATGACCATTTGTGATCTTACTTGTTTAATTACTGACAGAAAACCCCCATTAAATTTACATTGTACGTTAAAGTTCCGTAAGCGATGTCCAACTGGTAAAGGTTCCAACTGATGCACCCTAATGCACCATACCGTTGATGTGGtcaagtggataaaggcggtggcatttgaagcaatgaggcttagtaatcgggaggttcggggttttctatccccggccgggtcatagaaAGGTGGGTTTTATTTtgtccaagagcaatctacggttttcccatctgaaatgattttctaacttgaaaagatattcaaaatttgagtttaaatgttgaattggaagccacccgacgtgcaagttgtaatccataagcccttgcgggtttctcccacatttgtggtcatttaagcgtcgtaaaaaataaatgctgattattatgatgatattaTATGACCGTGACAACTGGAAATGTATTTCAGTCTTCTTTGCATATCCTAATTCAAACTTATCAGCGTGTCTGTTTGTAAGTATACTTCTTCTGAACATGGGGATTTGCCCCTTTATTATACAGAGCATGCGTGGATGCGATGGCTAATGGGCGTCACAACAATCATTTGGCAGCAGTGACCGATGTCTTCATTCGTTTACCGAATAATGTTTTCCTGGGGCGGGAGAAAGGGAGGGAGAAATAAGGGGTTTAAAAAGGGGTAGGAAAAACACCCCAGTATAGCCTGTATATAGTACGACATCTATCCACCGCTTTGGGGTTAATGTGTTCGATACTATGAACACGTATACGAAGTTTCCCTTTTGCGAGATTTCAGTGGTGTTTAAATGTTACTCTTCTCACTCAATTAAGTTTTATGTCAATTTGCCAGGCTACTTTCACCCCCTTCCATCTCATGttgagggtgggagggggtggtgggggtgggaggtgtGACGCATGAACGTATAATCCTTTCTTTATCTGATCTACTTAATCCTCTCTCTCCACTTCCATCTCCATCTCTCTTTCTCCCTCTCACTCTtctgttcttcttttttttctttgtttttttttattagatttATAGTTACCGTCGTCATTGATGTTACCCTGATCGGAGCTTGTGTGGCTTTCCTCTTGATCATCTCAAGGAATATCGAGATTCTTTTACAGTTGGAATATTTGCAAGTCTGTACAGTTCTACCAATGGTTGCGTTGGCTCTTTGTCCACTCGTTTGGTTTGGCACACCTAAAGACTTCTggtaataaatatgtatatatatatatatacataattatttGCGAAAACGTTAAGGGAAGAACAGCTCAGcgtgaatattaaaaaaaaaactaaaagttTCATCACTATGTTGTATCCTTCATTCTATGGCTGGAGTTGATGATTACGCAATCATTCCACATAGCCTATGGCAGCTGTATGACCCAGTTTATGCATTCGGCAATCGATTTGACACATATTTCACAAATTTAGCTTCGAGCTTGGATAACTATACATTGACTCAATATAATCCGATTGGCAGTGCTCTCTTAGCCTTCTTTGTGATTACAAAACCCTTAGTAGTACGTTACTGCACTATTATCCCTTTTTTATCATTTGTTatcatttctttattctttgatattttccaTTTCAATCAAAACCAAAGGTTGCAAAAACAATGGCATAATCTCCCACAAAGGATAGTTATATTAGCGTGATTGACATATGAAATCCAATTAGTATCTTGTGCACACCATAGGGTATATAgattggagaaaaaaaagattatTAAACCTTTTTTTATCTGTACCGAGAGATTGTGCTCAATAATACCAGCAAATAACACAAATGCAGTTGGATTATATCTCAGATAGTTCACTAAAACCAATTATGTAGGATATCCAGTGTCGGTCGTGCCAAAATGACATATGCACAATGCACAATTATTCATTTGATGTGCAACTTACACAAGTAATCTGTATAATACTAGTGAGAACTGATACGTCACTTGTTTCTCCTGCCAGACGTCATTCCTGTATCTCTCGTTTTAACCGCGCGTATGGAActattgaataaatgttaacatggcgttccatacgcaCGTAATAAGGACtgtcattttatttgttatctgttgttcattcatacttagtaaagattcctaaatcctattggtccattcaggtcagctgaccgtggttaatcctatgagtaacgcacggtaaaattacggggcatcactttaataaatctttggttatatgtaaccaaaactgttttgttttatgatttgtcccccacacaaatggtagtgtatgaatgaacggggttaatcaacggtctagcgtgcgttactcacatgattaatgcactccgggtgttaatgctatagctggatgcactcgggctccgccctcgtgcatcgcttgcattatcccccgatcgtgcattaatcatgtgagtaacgcacgctagaccgttgattaaccccttatttcaATTTCGAGGAAGtaataaaccttgcacaagatcgtAATACGTGGCGGAGCATGTCgcatagacgagactcaacttactactactactactgttgTTTCATTCGTACCATCCTAATGTACGCTATTCTTCAGTACTGTCTGTTCATTTAAACaatgctactgtacagtattatgTTTGGTTGGGTTTATTGTTTGTCCTTTCAATGCCGTTTCACTGCAGTAATGGTATAGACAGGGCGCATTCAAGTTGAGGCGCACTCGAATTGGGGCGTTAAAGTGGCGGTTTGAAGGGACAGGGATTAAATCGAAATATAAATTCTGCTTTGCAATTCTCTGAATATTCTTCCAAAATTGAAAGGCTAGGTGTAAGCCCAAGGCCGGATTATCCAAAAGGCAGATCAGATAAGTGTCCGGCCCCAGAATCAAGACCCCTGTAGATCAAGGAGCCTGTCAACATTTCCGGCCAAGACACACACATCTCTTTCTTGGGGTCGTGCCTGCAAAACTTATTAAGGTGGGAAACAATGATAAGGTGCCCGATAGGACTCCATATGGTGTTTATCTGGCATTGCATATGCCAGTTTTAATCCTTCTTTGatgataagactataaaaatgaGCCAATAAAACGTCTGCTAACTATTTTGGTTCACGAGAACAAGATCATACACCGCCCAATTATTGTGTGCTTCGTAGTAGTCTAATGTAGTACTACATGGGTGCCTTATGCGCTTGCATATGTATTTCTTTCATTGGGT encodes the following:
- the LOC139975361 gene encoding uncharacterized protein isoform X2 yields the protein MADDSFPLKDVADDLENVNEGFDTSKEDDNLLNNELSSEPDEDKGSTGFGIFTGAVFIVSAVAGTGVLVLPVAIAKTGWYGLLILAVVGVTQTYTGILLGRCWVILQERFELYRRQTRYPYAAIGYEAFGPIGRFIVTVVIDVTLIGACVAFLLIISRNIEILLQLEYLQVCTVLPMVALALCPLVWFGTPKDFCCSLVLSSFDVRRLLRLRRLPS